A genomic segment from uncultured Desulfuromonas sp. encodes:
- a CDS encoding FlgO family outer membrane protein has translation MVLTLLLSGCSGVRKLTTAITGGSGDDRVEAAEEQSLIFEDILHASYYAADTLTKQLEARDIDIDATLLSASFVNVDDLEKSSTLGRMISEQISSRMAQNGFRVLEMKLRQHSVYVKEGEGEFLLSRQLQEISTTQNGEMVVVGIYAIAEKSIYISARVVNAQDSTIITGCDYQLMRNFQVESML, from the coding sequence ATGGTTTTGACTCTGCTGTTATCAGGTTGCTCCGGTGTTCGCAAGTTGACAACCGCTATTACCGGCGGGAGCGGCGATGATCGAGTAGAGGCTGCCGAAGAACAGTCGCTGATCTTTGAAGATATTCTGCACGCAAGTTATTACGCTGCCGACACGCTGACCAAGCAACTTGAGGCGAGAGATATCGATATTGATGCCACGTTATTGAGTGCCTCGTTCGTAAATGTTGATGATCTGGAAAAGTCTTCAACCTTGGGGCGGATGATCTCCGAACAGATATCTTCACGAATGGCCCAGAACGGATTTCGGGTGTTGGAGATGAAACTTCGCCAGCACTCGGTTTATGTCAAGGAAGGGGAAGGGGAGTTTCTCCTCTCAAGACAGTTGCAGGAGATCAGTACCACACAAAATGGAGAGATGGTCGTGGTGGGAATTTATGCCATAGCCGAAAAAAGCATCTACATCTCCGCCCGAGTTGTCAACGCGCAAGACAGCACGATTATCACCGGGTGTGATTACCAATTGATGCGTAATTTTCAGGTTGAGTCGATGCTCTAG
- a CDS encoding type II toxin-antitoxin system HipA family toxin, giving the protein MIEHIEVTIHLGKESLIAGEMVCELSAVGPRGAFRYFHDYLQHPQAFALDPVSLPLNPGSFTIEAPGVFGVFEDSLPDDWGRRLLIRKHHLTRHQQTLPNLLLALGSNGLGALSFHRSGEIPVCSTPVSDLYLQQLLEGAQAFEQGEQDDSTISLLLGAGSSPGGARPKALIYDEETNEQLIAKFPSIKDQVDVVRIEAATMSLAQKAGLTVPDCRIVECAEKPVLLVKRFDIVPDGHRHMISFQTLLKAGGYYQCRYADLIQVLRQYSAEPATDLQALYRQMVFNAVIHNTDDHLKNFWMTCDLYQGWRLSPAFDLIPDVAQRGEHVLFFDIDPVYPGRKALEGLGKSWRIPQYHVIVDQVFDAISHWREQFKKFGIIQGDIERFSEIDRYLLK; this is encoded by the coding sequence ATGATTGAGCACATTGAAGTGACGATCCATCTCGGCAAAGAATCTCTGATTGCTGGAGAGATGGTGTGTGAATTGTCAGCAGTGGGGCCACGCGGGGCATTTCGGTATTTCCACGACTACCTCCAGCATCCGCAAGCCTTTGCCCTTGATCCTGTCTCTTTACCGTTGAATCCGGGTTCGTTTACCATCGAAGCTCCCGGCGTGTTTGGCGTCTTTGAAGACAGTCTTCCTGATGACTGGGGTCGTCGTTTATTGATTCGTAAGCATCATTTGACTCGCCACCAGCAAACGCTTCCCAATCTACTGCTGGCTCTTGGTTCAAATGGATTGGGCGCATTGTCATTTCATCGCAGTGGCGAAATCCCCGTCTGCTCAACACCGGTTTCTGATCTCTATCTGCAACAACTTCTCGAAGGTGCGCAAGCCTTTGAACAGGGCGAACAGGACGATAGCACCATCTCCTTACTGCTCGGTGCCGGTAGTTCGCCCGGAGGCGCACGGCCCAAAGCCCTTATTTATGATGAAGAGACCAACGAACAGCTGATTGCCAAATTCCCCAGCATCAAAGATCAGGTTGATGTGGTGCGAATAGAAGCTGCAACCATGAGTCTGGCTCAAAAGGCAGGATTGACCGTCCCCGACTGCCGTATCGTTGAATGCGCAGAAAAGCCGGTGTTGCTGGTAAAACGCTTTGATATTGTCCCCGATGGTCATCGCCACATGATCAGCTTCCAGACCCTGCTTAAGGCCGGAGGTTATTATCAGTGCCGTTATGCTGATCTGATTCAGGTTCTGCGTCAGTACAGCGCTGAGCCGGCCACGGACCTTCAGGCTCTGTATCGCCAGATGGTGTTCAATGCCGTCATCCACAATACCGACGATCATCTGAAAAACTTCTGGATGACCTGTGATCTCTACCAGGGTTGGCGCCTGTCGCCTGCCTTTGATCTGATTCCCGATGTCGCTCAGCGCGGAGAACATGTTTTGTTCTTCGATATCGATCCTGTTTATCCCGGTCGCAAAGCTCTGGAAGGACTCGGTAAAAGCTGGCGCATTCCCCAGTATCATGTGATTGTTGACCAAGTCTTTGATGCCATCAGTCATTGGAGAGAGCAATTTAAAAAGTTTGGGATCATCCAGGGCGATATCGAACGCTTTAGCGAGATTGATCGTTATCTGTTGAAGTAG
- a CDS encoding site-specific integrase: MGNKHAVYRQVFEDFLRENKNALSPVLYYLICWGIELVTYIPPEELTYYQGRDKHKLRPGSARTYLGHVARFLLTEAAAEDLAELESGELHDLYARTIQLAPTGKEDNHGKNAATRCAETLYRFHAFLQKRHGAPWVDFSDMVAHASLSVTVDANLVSVVEYQRILQVLGSEVTRPTDLQMMQILVTILGWELGLRRGECLRLQLCDLQFCHDDAILLVRNNGYGRAKSLSSIRKLPLTVLLSGESLQRLESWHKKRCLEVGSKNISAPLFCQSDNLSPIQPDILFRPIRSALHQVTGDCSLRFHHLRHSFANWTFLRLIRHTYPELKVPFLDDVRFNLNSCDLLRQGLLKNNISGRKALYELARLLGHESPQTSLQSYVHLFDWLLAQSCAQSHCEPVLNVEKIASLTGLSIDQVYYFRKKTPQNQRGREWRLSSYLKHLPLIAPKTVSPMVAPNLSVLPTRQDVDEEKFLNLQRQIPRALEALSKGKDPLIVARSLNVEEETVKRWQENANWIRSLQTKRKVPRHLNVSQVKKGIEYFPLPLNRAHEKSLYHRIFRAVVAQENQEYDKLKKFLHFFLTHFSIATKGIPFESEQHLDLYCTRLRDLGILKNEICLISELRQASRPELSQEEMRLKNSYKNAATFAATSYQGKKDKKYPLTLRVIHPDDSRNDPDHGQYRSNYGFRYAIYILAIALFGYSDH; this comes from the coding sequence GTGGGTAATAAACACGCTGTTTATCGTCAGGTATTCGAAGATTTTCTGCGCGAAAATAAAAACGCCCTCTCTCCAGTACTCTATTATCTCATTTGTTGGGGCATCGAGCTGGTGACCTATATCCCACCCGAAGAATTGACCTATTACCAAGGTCGTGATAAGCACAAGCTGCGCCCGGGAAGCGCGCGGACGTATCTGGGCCACGTAGCCAGATTTTTGCTCACCGAAGCAGCAGCAGAAGATCTGGCGGAATTGGAAAGCGGCGAATTGCATGATCTCTACGCCCGCACCATCCAATTAGCCCCAACGGGCAAAGAGGATAACCACGGCAAAAACGCTGCGACACGATGTGCAGAGACTCTCTACCGCTTTCATGCATTTTTACAAAAGCGCCATGGCGCACCATGGGTTGATTTTTCTGACATGGTCGCCCACGCATCACTCTCTGTAACAGTGGATGCTAACCTTGTCAGCGTTGTCGAGTACCAACGAATTTTACAGGTGCTCGGCAGCGAGGTAACGCGTCCAACGGATCTGCAAATGATGCAAATCTTGGTGACGATACTAGGCTGGGAGTTGGGGCTTCGACGCGGTGAATGCTTGCGTCTACAGCTATGTGATCTGCAGTTTTGTCACGATGATGCGATCCTTTTGGTACGTAACAACGGCTACGGCCGAGCAAAATCGCTCTCATCCATCCGTAAGTTACCTCTGACGGTATTACTCAGCGGTGAATCATTGCAACGGTTGGAGAGCTGGCATAAAAAGCGCTGTCTGGAGGTTGGTAGTAAAAACATATCAGCGCCACTGTTTTGCCAAAGCGACAACCTGAGCCCAATTCAACCCGATATCCTCTTTCGGCCAATTCGGTCTGCGCTGCACCAGGTCACAGGAGACTGTTCTTTACGATTTCATCACTTGCGGCACTCATTTGCGAACTGGACCTTCCTGCGCCTGATACGGCACACTTACCCCGAGCTTAAAGTCCCCTTTCTTGACGATGTGCGGTTCAATTTAAACTCCTGCGATCTGTTGCGTCAGGGCCTGCTAAAAAACAATATATCCGGCAGAAAAGCTCTCTACGAACTGGCTCGCCTTCTAGGACATGAATCCCCACAGACCTCTTTACAAAGCTATGTGCATTTGTTCGATTGGCTATTGGCACAATCCTGTGCACAATCTCACTGCGAACCGGTTTTAAATGTTGAGAAAATCGCATCCTTGACCGGCCTATCCATCGATCAAGTCTATTATTTCAGAAAAAAAACACCTCAAAACCAGCGAGGCAGAGAATGGCGCTTGTCCTCTTACTTGAAACACCTGCCCCTGATAGCACCAAAAACAGTATCTCCCATGGTGGCACCGAACCTGAGCGTGCTGCCCACAAGGCAAGATGTTGATGAGGAGAAATTTTTGAACTTACAACGTCAGATCCCCCGAGCCCTTGAAGCCCTGTCAAAAGGAAAAGATCCTCTAATCGTCGCGCGGAGTCTGAACGTTGAAGAAGAAACCGTGAAAAGATGGCAGGAAAATGCTAATTGGATACGCAGCCTGCAAACAAAACGCAAGGTACCGCGCCACCTGAACGTCAGCCAGGTCAAAAAGGGAATTGAGTACTTTCCGTTGCCACTGAACCGAGCCCACGAAAAATCACTTTATCATCGAATTTTTCGAGCAGTGGTTGCCCAAGAGAATCAAGAATATGACAAGTTGAAAAAGTTTCTTCATTTTTTCCTCACTCATTTCAGCATTGCAACCAAGGGAATCCCATTTGAATCAGAACAGCACCTCGACCTCTACTGCACCAGATTACGGGATCTGGGGATTTTAAAAAACGAGATTTGCCTGATCAGTGAGCTAAGGCAAGCATCAAGGCCTGAATTGTCACAAGAGGAAATGCGGCTTAAAAATAGCTATAAAAATGCCGCAACGTTTGCGGCGACAAGTTATCAGGGCAAAAAGGACAAAAAATATCCGCTGACCCTGCGCGTAATCCACCCGGATGATTCCCGCAATGATCCAGATCATGGGCAATACCGCTCCAATTATGGATTTCGCTACGCGATTTACATTCTGGCGATTGCTCTTTTCGGCTATAGTGACCACTAA
- a CDS encoding helix-turn-helix transcriptional regulator, whose amino-acid sequence MISDYMTQKLLLLGERLRNERLKRDESQQAFATRLGVSVPTLHKMESGDHRVQFGHWVVALSVLGHEEDLDQLLAPEEDLFIRYDQQKHQRQRASRKSSK is encoded by the coding sequence ATGATCTCTGATTACATGACACAAAAACTTCTTTTGCTCGGTGAGCGCCTGCGCAATGAGCGTTTGAAGCGCGATGAATCACAGCAAGCATTTGCAACCAGGCTAGGTGTCAGTGTGCCGACCCTTCACAAAATGGAGAGCGGTGATCACCGAGTGCAGTTTGGTCACTGGGTGGTCGCATTGTCTGTTCTGGGACATGAAGAGGATTTGGATCAGCTTCTGGCTCCTGAAGAAGATCTGTTTATTCGTTATGATCAACAAAAGCATCAACGTCAACGTGCCTCACGAAAGAGTTCCAAATGA
- a CDS encoding type II toxin-antitoxin system ParD family antitoxin: MATMNISLPDQMKNWVEQCVQSGRYANTSDYVRDLIRRDHLKLEELRQALIEGEQSGPSTRFDIDTFIADKKKTLSL, from the coding sequence ATGGCAACGATGAATATTTCATTGCCGGATCAAATGAAGAACTGGGTCGAACAGTGTGTTCAAAGTGGCCGTTACGCCAATACATCGGACTATGTTCGGGATCTGATCCGCAGAGACCATCTGAAACTCGAAGAACTGCGCCAGGCTTTGATTGAAGGGGAGCAGTCCGGCCCTTCCACTCGCTTTGATATTGATACGTTCATTGCCGATAAAAAGAAAACCTTGTCACTATGA
- a CDS encoding type II toxin-antitoxin system RelE/ParE family toxin — MSQVVLSPKAKSDLSEIWDYTLEQWGVEQAENYVRELWAIIQTQALDGSTATDVSDVRKGYRKVRSGCHVVFFKTTVDGIDVIRILHQRMDFDRHL; from the coding sequence ATGAGTCAGGTTGTTCTTTCCCCAAAGGCAAAGTCCGATCTAAGTGAAATCTGGGATTACACTCTTGAGCAATGGGGCGTTGAGCAAGCTGAAAACTATGTCCGTGAACTGTGGGCGATCATCCAAACACAAGCTCTTGATGGATCAACAGCGACTGATGTGAGCGACGTGAGAAAAGGATATCGAAAAGTACGCTCAGGCTGCCACGTCGTATTTTTTAAAACGACAGTGGATGGAATCGATGTGATTCGTATTTTGCACCAGCGGATGGATTTCGACCGCCATCTATGA
- a CDS encoding IS3 family transposase (programmed frameshift), producing MDKVESKRSRRTQRDYTMGFKLQVVDAVEKGDMTYKQAQKIYGIQGRSTVLTWLRKHGKLDWTQPVRLAMPKTPKAKETPAQKIKRLERELEDERLRNLLLNEVVDILDSEHGMSLRKKYIAKARRIQKYKGLSLSRACKLLGISRQAVYQRERRTQQRNTELAPVKEMVMELRRFMPRLGGRKLYSLLKPKFNAHSIKLGRDGFFDYLREHRLLVPPVKRFIKTTQSSHWMKKYPNLLTSQDINRAEQVFVSDITYVETDEGVHYLSLVTDAYSRKIMGYEVSDNLRAESVVKALRQAARQRQTDKSLLHHSDRGLQYCSSIYQEELKRHDITPSMTDGYDCYQNALAERVNGILKQEFLLFKCRDLQELKDLVRESVAIYNRLRPHLSLNMQTPEEVHKKATSMGEVA from the exons ATGGACAAAGTAGAGAGCAAGCGGAGTCGGCGGACTCAACGAGATTACACAATGGGCTTTAAATTGCAGGTTGTTGATGCCGTAGAAAAAGGCGATATGACCTACAAGCAGGCCCAGAAGATCTATGGCATCCAGGGTCGCTCAACCGTGTTAACATGGTTAAGAAAGCACGGAAAGTTAGATTGGACCCAGCCAGTGAGGCTCGCTATGCCCAAAACTCCCAAAGCCAAAGAGACCCCTGCCCAGAAGATAAAGCGACTTGAGCGCGAACTTGAAGATGAACGTCTTCGCAATCTGCTTTTGAATGAAGTTGTTGATATCCTGGATTCTGAGCACGGAATGAGTTTGAGAAAAAAGTATATTGCCAAG GCGAGACGCATTCAAAAATACAAAGGGCTAAGTTTAAGCCGCGCTTGCAAGCTTCTTGGCATCAGTCGGCAGGCCGTTTATCAAAGAGAAAGACGCACCCAGCAGCGCAACACAGAGCTGGCTCCCGTCAAAGAGATGGTGATGGAGTTGCGACGGTTCATGCCGAGGTTGGGCGGTCGCAAGCTGTACTCACTGCTGAAACCGAAATTTAATGCTCATAGCATCAAATTAGGTCGGGATGGATTTTTTGATTATTTACGAGAGCATCGGCTGTTGGTTCCACCGGTCAAGCGATTCATCAAGACCACGCAGAGCAGTCACTGGATGAAAAAATATCCGAATCTTCTCACGAGTCAGGATATCAATCGGGCTGAACAAGTCTTTGTCAGTGACATCACGTACGTTGAAACAGATGAAGGGGTTCATTATCTATCGCTGGTTACTGATGCTTATAGCCGCAAAATCATGGGGTATGAGGTCAGTGACAATCTACGTGCAGAAAGTGTTGTCAAGGCATTACGTCAAGCAGCCAGACAACGCCAGACGGATAAATCGTTGCTGCACCATTCCGATAGAGGATTACAGTATTGCTCATCGATCTATCAGGAAGAGCTGAAGCGTCATGATATAACGCCATCCATGACAGATGGTTACGATTGTTATCAAAATGCTTTGGCTGAGAGGGTAAACGGAATTCTGAAGCAAGAGTTTTTGTTGTTTAAGTGCCGTGATTTGCAGGAACTGAAGGACTTGGTTCGCGAATCGGTTGCTATTTACAATCGCCTACGTCCACACCTTAGCTTGAATATGCAAACACCGGAAGAAGTACATAAGAAAGCCACCTCCATGGGGGAGGTGGCTTAG
- a CDS encoding RHS repeat-associated core domain-containing protein, which yields MGNLIGYTGTDAISGVLAYDALNRKTGEIINFGTFSKEYSYSYDAYGNKDSYTSSEGMIHTYSHDLAGRLTALSVENQTLSLGYDKTRLTQISYPNGVTTTYSYNNADWLTNLTASGASGTLLSREYDFDAVGNITGALGSKGITSYTYDPTDQLTVADHPSATALSDELYSYDAVGNRLSSTDISGLISYNANNELIGHTTVQYQYDANGNTTEKTANGQTTTYDYNSRNRLSRVHLPDGRLVSYRYDPFGRRISKTVAGVTTCYTYSDEGLAAEYDGNGTWQKSYGWKPDSLWGTDPVYQRTATGLYYYHNDHLGTPQRLSDESGDIAWSAGYTAFGNATVDPILSSIDNNLRFPGQYFDQETGLHYNYQRFYDPGTGRYTQVDPIGFLSGNANHYRYVGNIPVNWIDPEGLTRQCPARKELINADAKHWRPYPGNPVRYHCGFDGYLEVREKKCDDSPIAECFYDHSGNLVDETHQYKGCRGTADEYPVPSDWWNHLDILWNHFVNDKGGPNGPSEYADNLGEEAYQESRKYFRENPTYRTYPSGRGKARRARTR from the coding sequence GTGGGCAATCTCATCGGCTACACCGGCACTGACGCCATCAGCGGCGTGCTGGCCTATGATGCGCTGAACCGCAAAACCGGCGAGATCATCAACTTCGGTACCTTCAGCAAGGAATACAGCTACAGCTACGACGCCTACGGCAACAAAGACAGCTACACCAGCAGCGAAGGGATGATCCACACCTACAGCCATGATCTGGCCGGACGGCTGACCGCATTAAGCGTGGAGAACCAGACCCTCTCCTTGGGTTACGACAAAACCCGTCTGACCCAGATCAGCTATCCCAACGGCGTAACCACCACCTACAGCTACAACAACGCCGACTGGCTGACCAACCTGACCGCCAGCGGTGCCAGCGGCACCCTGCTCAGCCGCGAATACGACTTTGACGCCGTCGGCAACATCACCGGTGCCCTGGGCAGCAAGGGGATCACCAGCTACACCTACGACCCCACGGATCAACTCACCGTGGCCGACCACCCTTCTGCCACGGCCTTGAGCGATGAGCTCTACAGTTACGACGCCGTGGGTAACCGCCTGAGCAGTACCGACATCAGCGGCCTGATCAGCTACAACGCCAACAACGAGCTCATCGGCCACACCACCGTGCAATACCAGTACGACGCCAACGGCAATACCACCGAGAAAACCGCCAACGGCCAGACCACCACCTACGACTACAACAGCCGCAACCGCTTAAGCCGCGTGCACCTGCCCGACGGCCGTCTGGTCAGCTACCGCTACGATCCGTTCGGTCGCCGCATCAGCAAAACCGTGGCCGGAGTCACCACCTGCTACACCTACAGCGACGAAGGCCTGGCCGCCGAATACGACGGCAACGGCACCTGGCAGAAAAGCTACGGCTGGAAACCCGACAGCCTGTGGGGCACCGACCCGGTCTACCAGCGCACCGCCACCGGCCTCTACTACTACCACAATGACCACCTCGGTACGCCGCAGCGCCTCAGCGACGAAAGCGGCGACATCGCCTGGAGTGCCGGGTACACCGCCTTCGGCAATGCTACCGTGGACCCAATCCTCAGCAGCATCGACAACAACCTGCGCTTTCCCGGCCAGTACTTTGACCAGGAAACCGGTCTGCATTATAATTATCAGCGCTTTTATGATCCGGGGACCGGACGCTATACACAGGTTGATCCTATTGGGTTTTTATCTGGGAATGCCAATCATTATCGGTATGTGGGGAATATACCGGTGAATTGGATTGACCCTGAGGGGCTAACTCGCCAATGCCCTGCGAGAAAAGAATTGATTAATGCGGATGCTAAACACTGGAGGCCCTATCCTGGGAATCCAGTACGATACCATTGTGGATTTGATGGATACTTAGAGGTGAGAGAAAAAAAATGTGACGATAGTCCTATTGCTGAATGTTTTTATGACCATTCTGGGAATCTAGTCGATGAAACACATCAGTACAAAGGCTGTAGAGGAACAGCTGACGAATACCCTGTTCCCTCTGATTGGTGGAACCATTTAGATATTCTGTGGAACCATTTTGTAAATGACAAAGGTGGCCCAAATGGCCCAAGTGAATATGCAGACAATCTTGGAGAAGAGGCATATCAGGAGTCCAGAAAATATTTCAGAGAAAATCCTACCTACAGAACTTATCCAAGCGGTAGAGGAAAAGCGAGAAGAGCGAGAACGAGATGA